A genomic segment from Salvia splendens isolate huo1 chromosome 13, SspV2, whole genome shotgun sequence encodes:
- the LOC121761828 gene encoding probable replication factor C subunit 3 isoform X1 — MINEDTTMASQKPLRERDFEPLPMLPLSPLNEPLLESLPHTLPQITQPKVLSFPSPPPTPLSESQSAPTSPMVLQSPAPAHQTPSTGGVRHENQETNTNEYEREYIWAEKYRPLHLQDFLCNRKAALELQAVVRNLHEKGEDCGHFIFEGNPGVGKRTMICALLREAFGPDKVQAKEERKEFHFKGEAEESIHVSLMVSPQHTEVNLSELKGYAKHVILELINEKNQNSDKVLHSNLGNSRAIILYEADKLSTDSLLYMKWMLEKFKGFNKVFFCCSDASNLSL, encoded by the exons ATGATAAATGAAGATACTACTATGGCTTCCCAGAAGCCCTTGAGGGAGAGAGACTTTGAGCCACTACCAATGCTGCCACTGTCACCACTAAACGAACCTCTACTCGAATCATTACCACATACACTACCTCAGATAACACAACCGAAAGTACTATCATTTCCCTCACCACCGCCAACACCACTCTCAGAATCACAATCTGCACCAACATCACCGATGGTTTTACAGAGTCCAGCACCAGCACATCAGACTCCATCCACCGGAGGAGTTAGACATGAGAACCAGGAGACAAACACAAATGAATATGAAAGAGAGTATATCTGGGCAGAGAAGTATAGGCCTCTACACCTGCAGGATTTTCTATGCAACAGGAAAGCTGCACTTGAACTACAGGCAGTAGTAAGAAATCTTCATGAAAAAGGAGAAGACTGTGGTCACTTCATATTTGAAGGCAACCCAGGAGTAGGAAAGAGAACCATGATTTGTGCTTTGCTTAGGGAAGCTTTTGGACCAGACAAAGTGCAG GCAAAAGAAGAACGCAAGGAATTTCACTTCAAG GGAGAAGCAGAGGAGAGCATCCACGTAAGCTTAATGGTATCACCTCAACATACTGAAGTCAACCTTTCTGAACTCAAAGGTTATGCAAAGCATGTGATACTTGAACTTATCAATGAGAAAAATCAGAATTCTGACAAAGTATTGCACAGCAACCTTGGGAACAGTAGAG CTATTATCCTATACGAAGCAGACAAGCTATCAACTGATTCCCTGTTGTATATGAAATGGATGCTAGAGAAGTTCAAAGGATTTAACAAGGTATTCTTCTGCTGTAGTGATGCCTCAAACTTGAGTCTATAA
- the LOC121761828 gene encoding replication factor C subunit 5-like isoform X2, with the protein MINEDTTMASQKPLRERDFEPLPMLPLSPLNEPLLESLPHTLPQITQPKVLSFPSPPPTPLSESQSAPTSPMVLQSPAPAHQTPSTGGVRHENQETNTNEYEREYIWAEKYRPLHLQDFLCNRKAALELQAVVRNLHEKGEDCGHFIFEGNPGVGKRTMICALLREAFGPDKVQAKEERKEFHFKGEAEESIHVSLMVSPQHTEVNLSELKGYAKHVILELINEKNQNSDKVLHSNLGNSRDKLSTDSLLYMKWMLEKFKGFNKVFFCCSDASNLSL; encoded by the exons ATGATAAATGAAGATACTACTATGGCTTCCCAGAAGCCCTTGAGGGAGAGAGACTTTGAGCCACTACCAATGCTGCCACTGTCACCACTAAACGAACCTCTACTCGAATCATTACCACATACACTACCTCAGATAACACAACCGAAAGTACTATCATTTCCCTCACCACCGCCAACACCACTCTCAGAATCACAATCTGCACCAACATCACCGATGGTTTTACAGAGTCCAGCACCAGCACATCAGACTCCATCCACCGGAGGAGTTAGACATGAGAACCAGGAGACAAACACAAATGAATATGAAAGAGAGTATATCTGGGCAGAGAAGTATAGGCCTCTACACCTGCAGGATTTTCTATGCAACAGGAAAGCTGCACTTGAACTACAGGCAGTAGTAAGAAATCTTCATGAAAAAGGAGAAGACTGTGGTCACTTCATATTTGAAGGCAACCCAGGAGTAGGAAAGAGAACCATGATTTGTGCTTTGCTTAGGGAAGCTTTTGGACCAGACAAAGTGCAG GCAAAAGAAGAACGCAAGGAATTTCACTTCAAG GGAGAAGCAGAGGAGAGCATCCACGTAAGCTTAATGGTATCACCTCAACATACTGAAGTCAACCTTTCTGAACTCAAAGGTTATGCAAAGCATGTGATACTTGAACTTATCAATGAGAAAAATCAGAATTCTGACAAAGTATTGCACAGCAACCTTGGGAACAGTAGAG ACAAGCTATCAACTGATTCCCTGTTGTATATGAAATGGATGCTAGAGAAGTTCAAAGGATTTAACAAGGTATTCTTCTGCTGTAGTGATGCCTCAAACTTGAGTCTATAA